A DNA window from Paralichthys olivaceus isolate ysfri-2021 chromosome 3, ASM2471397v2, whole genome shotgun sequence contains the following coding sequences:
- the clocka gene encoding circadian locomoter output cycles protein kaput isoform X1: protein MTSSIDRDDSSIFDGLMEEDEKDKAKRVSRNKSEKKRRDQFNVLIKELGTMLPGNTRKMDKSTILQKSIDFLHKHKEIAAQSESTEIRQDWKPPFLSNEEFTQLMLEGLDGFFLAIMTDGNIIYVSESVTSLLEHLPSDLVDQNLLNFLPMGEHSDVYKALSSHIMEGETLTPEYLKTKNQLDFCCHMLRGTIDPKEPPVYEYVKFIGNFKSLKNVPNCTRNGFEGVIQRSLHSAFEDRVCLIATVRLAKPQFIKEMCTVDEPNEEFTSRHSLEWKFLFLDHRAPPIIGYLPFEVLGTSGYDYYHVDDLETLAKCHEHLMQYGKGKSCYYRFLTKGQQWIWLQTHYYITYHQWNSRPEFIVCTHTVVSYAEVRAEQRRELGIEESPPEFTADKQSQVSGSESQLNTSSLKEVLERFDHSRTPSLSSRSSRKSSHTAVSEPVSSQMKLQGDRSTPGRQSVSAMEMTSPRRSSISSQHSMSSQNTGQNMTPSMVSQQQQQQQQLQQQQQQQQQQQQQQQQQQQQQQQQQQQQQQQQQQQQQQQPQQQPVQNNVQSMVQFSSQLETMHHLKEQLEQRTRMIESNIQRQQDELREIQEELQRVQGQSLQMFFQKGAGGLNLGSVQMAQGNTLQQGGMLSMHGQVVSAGPLQNNIKQQHAIQPQSQQQTLLREQSSALSQSQRSSLTLQPQQNPLPVSLYNTMMIPQQSPANVVQIATSLAQNTGPNTPAVATFAQDRAAQIRFPAAPQLLTKLVTGQMACGAVMVPTTMFMGQVVTAFAPQQGQTQTISISQQPPPQQQQQQQQQQQQQQQQQQQEQQVQPQSQVTAMQPGQAPLAQQQTQFLQASRLLHGNQSTQLILQAAFPLQQQGTFAAATQQQQQQLQHQQQLQHQQQQQQQQKQLQQQKQQLAPHRADSLSDRSTTQPQ from the exons atgacctccagcatTGACAG GGATGACAGTAGTATCTTTGATGGGTTAATGGAAGAAGATGAAAAGGACAAAGCAAAACG TGTGTCGCGTAACAAGTCTGAGAAGAAACGCAGAGACCAGTTCAATGTCCTCATCAAGGAGCTCGGTACAATGTTGCCGGGTAACACCCGAAAAATGGACAAGTCCACTATTTTGCAGAAGAGCATTGActttctgcacaaacacaagg AAATTGCTGCTCAGTCTGAGTCAACTGAGATCAGACAAGACTGGAAGCCTCCTTTTCTTAGTAATGAAGAGTTCACTCAGCTGATGTTAGAG GGATTGGATGGATTTTTCCTTGCAATTATGACTGATGGGAATATAATCTATGTCTCTGAGAGTGTGACATCCCTTCTAGAACATTTACCT tctgatCTTGTTGATCAGAACCTGTTGAACTTCCTGCCCATGGGGGAGCATTCAGATGTGTACAAGGCCCTGTCCTCTCACATCATGGAGGGAGAGACACTGACACCTGAATATCTGAAGA CCAAAAATCAGCTAGACTTCTGTTGCCACATGCTCCGAGGGACTATCGACCCTAAAGAGCCCCCTGTGTACGAATACGTCAAGTTCATTGGAAACTTCAAGTCCCTGAAAAATG TGCCTAACTGTACCCGAAACGGGTTTGAAGGAGTGATCCAGCGATCACTTCACTCTGCCTTTGAAGACAGAGTGTGTCTCATTGCAACTGTGAGACTTGCCAAACCACAGTTTATTAAG GAGATGTGCACTGTAGATGAGCCTAATGAGGAATTCACCTCCAGACACAGTTTAGAGTGGAAATTTCTCTTCTTGGACCACAG AGCTCCACCCATCATAGGTTACCTCCCGTTTGAGGTCCTGGGTACATCAGGGTATGACTACTACCATGTAGATGACCTGGAGACACTGGCCAAGTGCCATGAACACT TAATGCAATACGGCAAAGGAAAGTCCTGCTACTACAGATTCCTCACAAAAGGGCAGCAGTGGATTTGGCTTCAGACTCACTACTACATAACCTACCACCAGTGGAACTCCAGACCAGAGTTTattgtctgcacacacactgttgtaaG TTATGCTGAAGTAAGAGCAGAACAGCGCAGAGAACTTGGAATTGAAGAATCCCCACCGGAGTTTACAGCAGATAAG CAGTCCCAGGTTTCAGGCTCCGAGTCCCAGCTCAACACTTCCAGTCTGAAGGAGGTTTTGGAGCGCTTCGACCATAGCCGGACGCCCTCGCTCTCATCTCGCAGCTCACGCAAATCATCACACACCGCTGTGTCTGAGCCAGTCT CATCACAGATGAAGCTGCAGGGGGATAGGAGTACACCAGGTCGCCAATCTGTCTCTGCCATGGAGATGACATCACCACGAAGATCATCTATCAGCAGTCAG CATTCGATGAGCTCCCAAAATACTGGACAGAACATGACTCCATCCATGGtttctcaacaacaacaacaacaacagcagctgcagcaacaacaacaacaacaacaacaacagcagcagcaacagcagcagcagcagcagcagcagcagcagcaacagcagcagcagcaacagcagcagcagcagcagcagcaacagcagcctcaACAGCAACCAGTTCAGAACAATGTACAA TCAATGGTGCAGTTCTCCAGCCAGTTAGAAACCATGCATCACCTGAAAGAGCAGTTGGAGCAGAGGACCAGGATGATTGAGTCCAACATTCAGCGGCAGCAGGATGAGCTGCGGGAGAttcaggaggagctgcagagggtgCAGGGACAGAGCCTGCAG ATGTTCTTTCAGAAAGGAGCTGGAGGACTGAATCTTGGCTCTGTTCAGATGGCCCAGGGGAACACTTTGCAGCAGGGGGGGATGCTCAGCATGCATGGCCAAGTGGTCTCTGCTGGGCCTTTACAGAACAACATAAAGCAACAACATGCCATCCAGCCCCAGTCCCAGCAACAAACACTCCTGCGGGAACAGAGCTCAGCACTCTCTCAG TCTCAGCGGTCATCTCTCACCCTGCAGCCTCAACAGAATCCTCTGCCTGTGTCTCTCTATAACACAATGATGATCCCTCAACAAAGCCCTGCTAATGTTGTCCAGATTGCTACCAGCCTGGCACAGAACACTGGACCCAACACTCCTGCAGTGGCAACATTTGCACAGGACCGTGCTGCTCAGATAAG GtttcctgctgctcctcagctACTCACCAAGCTAGTGACAGGACAGATGGCATGTGGGGCAGTCATGGTCCCCACAACCATGTTTATGGGCCAAGTGGTGACGGCCTTCGCCCCTCAGCAGGGCCAGACGCAGACCATCAGCATCTCCCAGCAGCctccaccacagcagcagcagcaacagcagcagcagcagcagcaacagcagcaacagcagcagcaggaacagcagGTACAGCCGCAGTCACAGGTCACAGCCATGCAGCCTGGGCAGGCTCCACTGGCCCAACAGCAAACACAGTTCCTACAG GCTTCCCGACTTCTTCATGGAAACCAGTCCACCCAGTTGATCCTGCAGGCTGCGTTCCCTTTGCAACAGCAAGGAACCTTTGCTGCCGcaacccagcagcagcaacaacagttACAGCATCAACAACAGCTACAgcatcaacagcagcaacagcaacagcagaagCAGTTACAACAGCAGAAACAGCAACTGGCTCCTCACAGAGCAGATAGTTTGTCTGACCGCTCCACTACGCAGCCACAGTAG
- the clocka gene encoding circadian locomoter output cycles protein kaput isoform X3, translating to MTSSIDRDDSSIFDGLMEEDEKDKAKRVSRNKSEKKRRDQFNVLIKELGTMLPGNTRKMDKSTILQKSIDFLHKHKEIAAQSESTEIRQDWKPPFLSNEEFTQLMLEGLDGFFLAIMTDGNIIYVSESVTSLLEHLPSDLVDQNLLNFLPMGEHSDVYKALSSHIMEGETLTPEYLKTKNQLDFCCHMLRGTIDPKEPPVYEYVKFIGNFKSLKNVPNCTRNGFEGVIQRSLHSAFEDRVCLIATVRLAKPQFIKEMCTVDEPNEEFTSRHSLEWKFLFLDHRAPPIIGYLPFEVLGTSGYDYYHVDDLETLAKCHEHLMQYGKGKSCYYRFLTKGQQWIWLQTHYYITYHQWNSRPEFIVCTHTVVSYAEVRAEQRRELGIEESPPEFTADKQSQVSGSESQLNTSSLKEVLERFDHSRTPSLSSRSSRKSSHTAVSEPVSSQMKLQGDRSTPGRQSVSAMEMTSPRRSSISSQHSMSSQNTGQNMTPSMVSQQQQQQQQLQQQQQQQQQQQQQQQQQQQQQQQQQQQQQQQQQQQQQQQPQQQPVQNNVQSMVQFSSQLETMHHLKEQLEQRTRMIESNIQRQQDELREIQEELQRVQGQSLQMFFQKGAGGLNLGSVQMAQGNTLQQGGMLSMHGQVVSAGPLQNNIKQQHAIQPQSQQQTLLREQSSALSQSQRSSLTLQPQQNPLPVSLYNTMMIPQQSPANVVQIATSLAQNTGPNTPAVATFAQDRAAQIRFPAAPQLLTKLVTGQMACGAVMVPTTMFMGQVVTAFAPQQGQTQTISISQQPPPQQQQQQQQQQQQQQQQQQQEQQASRLLHGNQSTQLILQAAFPLQQQGTFAAATQQQQQQLQHQQQLQHQQQQQQQQKQLQQQKQQLAPHRADSLSDRSTTQPQ from the exons atgacctccagcatTGACAG GGATGACAGTAGTATCTTTGATGGGTTAATGGAAGAAGATGAAAAGGACAAAGCAAAACG TGTGTCGCGTAACAAGTCTGAGAAGAAACGCAGAGACCAGTTCAATGTCCTCATCAAGGAGCTCGGTACAATGTTGCCGGGTAACACCCGAAAAATGGACAAGTCCACTATTTTGCAGAAGAGCATTGActttctgcacaaacacaagg AAATTGCTGCTCAGTCTGAGTCAACTGAGATCAGACAAGACTGGAAGCCTCCTTTTCTTAGTAATGAAGAGTTCACTCAGCTGATGTTAGAG GGATTGGATGGATTTTTCCTTGCAATTATGACTGATGGGAATATAATCTATGTCTCTGAGAGTGTGACATCCCTTCTAGAACATTTACCT tctgatCTTGTTGATCAGAACCTGTTGAACTTCCTGCCCATGGGGGAGCATTCAGATGTGTACAAGGCCCTGTCCTCTCACATCATGGAGGGAGAGACACTGACACCTGAATATCTGAAGA CCAAAAATCAGCTAGACTTCTGTTGCCACATGCTCCGAGGGACTATCGACCCTAAAGAGCCCCCTGTGTACGAATACGTCAAGTTCATTGGAAACTTCAAGTCCCTGAAAAATG TGCCTAACTGTACCCGAAACGGGTTTGAAGGAGTGATCCAGCGATCACTTCACTCTGCCTTTGAAGACAGAGTGTGTCTCATTGCAACTGTGAGACTTGCCAAACCACAGTTTATTAAG GAGATGTGCACTGTAGATGAGCCTAATGAGGAATTCACCTCCAGACACAGTTTAGAGTGGAAATTTCTCTTCTTGGACCACAG AGCTCCACCCATCATAGGTTACCTCCCGTTTGAGGTCCTGGGTACATCAGGGTATGACTACTACCATGTAGATGACCTGGAGACACTGGCCAAGTGCCATGAACACT TAATGCAATACGGCAAAGGAAAGTCCTGCTACTACAGATTCCTCACAAAAGGGCAGCAGTGGATTTGGCTTCAGACTCACTACTACATAACCTACCACCAGTGGAACTCCAGACCAGAGTTTattgtctgcacacacactgttgtaaG TTATGCTGAAGTAAGAGCAGAACAGCGCAGAGAACTTGGAATTGAAGAATCCCCACCGGAGTTTACAGCAGATAAG CAGTCCCAGGTTTCAGGCTCCGAGTCCCAGCTCAACACTTCCAGTCTGAAGGAGGTTTTGGAGCGCTTCGACCATAGCCGGACGCCCTCGCTCTCATCTCGCAGCTCACGCAAATCATCACACACCGCTGTGTCTGAGCCAGTCT CATCACAGATGAAGCTGCAGGGGGATAGGAGTACACCAGGTCGCCAATCTGTCTCTGCCATGGAGATGACATCACCACGAAGATCATCTATCAGCAGTCAG CATTCGATGAGCTCCCAAAATACTGGACAGAACATGACTCCATCCATGGtttctcaacaacaacaacaacaacagcagctgcagcaacaacaacaacaacaacaacaacagcagcagcaacagcagcagcagcagcagcagcagcagcagcaacagcagcagcagcaacagcagcagcagcagcagcagcaacagcagcctcaACAGCAACCAGTTCAGAACAATGTACAA TCAATGGTGCAGTTCTCCAGCCAGTTAGAAACCATGCATCACCTGAAAGAGCAGTTGGAGCAGAGGACCAGGATGATTGAGTCCAACATTCAGCGGCAGCAGGATGAGCTGCGGGAGAttcaggaggagctgcagagggtgCAGGGACAGAGCCTGCAG ATGTTCTTTCAGAAAGGAGCTGGAGGACTGAATCTTGGCTCTGTTCAGATGGCCCAGGGGAACACTTTGCAGCAGGGGGGGATGCTCAGCATGCATGGCCAAGTGGTCTCTGCTGGGCCTTTACAGAACAACATAAAGCAACAACATGCCATCCAGCCCCAGTCCCAGCAACAAACACTCCTGCGGGAACAGAGCTCAGCACTCTCTCAG TCTCAGCGGTCATCTCTCACCCTGCAGCCTCAACAGAATCCTCTGCCTGTGTCTCTCTATAACACAATGATGATCCCTCAACAAAGCCCTGCTAATGTTGTCCAGATTGCTACCAGCCTGGCACAGAACACTGGACCCAACACTCCTGCAGTGGCAACATTTGCACAGGACCGTGCTGCTCAGATAAG GtttcctgctgctcctcagctACTCACCAAGCTAGTGACAGGACAGATGGCATGTGGGGCAGTCATGGTCCCCACAACCATGTTTATGGGCCAAGTGGTGACGGCCTTCGCCCCTCAGCAGGGCCAGACGCAGACCATCAGCATCTCCCAGCAGCctccaccacagcagcagcagcaacagcagcagcagcagcagcaacagcagcaacagcagcagcaggaacagcag GCTTCCCGACTTCTTCATGGAAACCAGTCCACCCAGTTGATCCTGCAGGCTGCGTTCCCTTTGCAACAGCAAGGAACCTTTGCTGCCGcaacccagcagcagcaacaacagttACAGCATCAACAACAGCTACAgcatcaacagcagcaacagcaacagcagaagCAGTTACAACAGCAGAAACAGCAACTGGCTCCTCACAGAGCAGATAGTTTGTCTGACCGCTCCACTACGCAGCCACAGTAG
- the clocka gene encoding circadian locomoter output cycles protein kaput isoform X2, giving the protein MTSSIDRDDSSIFDGLMEEDEKDKAKRVSRNKSEKKRRDQFNVLIKELGTMLPGNTRKMDKSTILQKSIDFLHKHKEIAAQSESTEIRQDWKPPFLSNEEFTQLMLEGLDGFFLAIMTDGNIIYVSESVTSLLEHLPSDLVDQNLLNFLPMGEHSDVYKALSSHIMEGETLTPEYLKTKNQLDFCCHMLRGTIDPKEPPVYEYVKFIGNFKSLKNVPNCTRNGFEGVIQRSLHSAFEDRVCLIATVRLAKPQFIKEMCTVDEPNEEFTSRHSLEWKFLFLDHRAPPIIGYLPFEVLGTSGYDYYHVDDLETLAKCHEHLMQYGKGKSCYYRFLTKGQQWIWLQTHYYITYHQWNSRPEFIVCTHTVVSYAEVRAEQRRELGIEESPPEFTADKSQVSGSESQLNTSSLKEVLERFDHSRTPSLSSRSSRKSSHTAVSEPVSSQMKLQGDRSTPGRQSVSAMEMTSPRRSSISSQHSMSSQNTGQNMTPSMVSQQQQQQQQLQQQQQQQQQQQQQQQQQQQQQQQQQQQQQQQQQQQQQQQPQQQPVQNNVQSMVQFSSQLETMHHLKEQLEQRTRMIESNIQRQQDELREIQEELQRVQGQSLQMFFQKGAGGLNLGSVQMAQGNTLQQGGMLSMHGQVVSAGPLQNNIKQQHAIQPQSQQQTLLREQSSALSQSQRSSLTLQPQQNPLPVSLYNTMMIPQQSPANVVQIATSLAQNTGPNTPAVATFAQDRAAQIRFPAAPQLLTKLVTGQMACGAVMVPTTMFMGQVVTAFAPQQGQTQTISISQQPPPQQQQQQQQQQQQQQQQQQQEQQVQPQSQVTAMQPGQAPLAQQQTQFLQASRLLHGNQSTQLILQAAFPLQQQGTFAAATQQQQQQLQHQQQLQHQQQQQQQQKQLQQQKQQLAPHRADSLSDRSTTQPQ; this is encoded by the exons atgacctccagcatTGACAG GGATGACAGTAGTATCTTTGATGGGTTAATGGAAGAAGATGAAAAGGACAAAGCAAAACG TGTGTCGCGTAACAAGTCTGAGAAGAAACGCAGAGACCAGTTCAATGTCCTCATCAAGGAGCTCGGTACAATGTTGCCGGGTAACACCCGAAAAATGGACAAGTCCACTATTTTGCAGAAGAGCATTGActttctgcacaaacacaagg AAATTGCTGCTCAGTCTGAGTCAACTGAGATCAGACAAGACTGGAAGCCTCCTTTTCTTAGTAATGAAGAGTTCACTCAGCTGATGTTAGAG GGATTGGATGGATTTTTCCTTGCAATTATGACTGATGGGAATATAATCTATGTCTCTGAGAGTGTGACATCCCTTCTAGAACATTTACCT tctgatCTTGTTGATCAGAACCTGTTGAACTTCCTGCCCATGGGGGAGCATTCAGATGTGTACAAGGCCCTGTCCTCTCACATCATGGAGGGAGAGACACTGACACCTGAATATCTGAAGA CCAAAAATCAGCTAGACTTCTGTTGCCACATGCTCCGAGGGACTATCGACCCTAAAGAGCCCCCTGTGTACGAATACGTCAAGTTCATTGGAAACTTCAAGTCCCTGAAAAATG TGCCTAACTGTACCCGAAACGGGTTTGAAGGAGTGATCCAGCGATCACTTCACTCTGCCTTTGAAGACAGAGTGTGTCTCATTGCAACTGTGAGACTTGCCAAACCACAGTTTATTAAG GAGATGTGCACTGTAGATGAGCCTAATGAGGAATTCACCTCCAGACACAGTTTAGAGTGGAAATTTCTCTTCTTGGACCACAG AGCTCCACCCATCATAGGTTACCTCCCGTTTGAGGTCCTGGGTACATCAGGGTATGACTACTACCATGTAGATGACCTGGAGACACTGGCCAAGTGCCATGAACACT TAATGCAATACGGCAAAGGAAAGTCCTGCTACTACAGATTCCTCACAAAAGGGCAGCAGTGGATTTGGCTTCAGACTCACTACTACATAACCTACCACCAGTGGAACTCCAGACCAGAGTTTattgtctgcacacacactgttgtaaG TTATGCTGAAGTAAGAGCAGAACAGCGCAGAGAACTTGGAATTGAAGAATCCCCACCGGAGTTTACAGCAGATAAG TCCCAGGTTTCAGGCTCCGAGTCCCAGCTCAACACTTCCAGTCTGAAGGAGGTTTTGGAGCGCTTCGACCATAGCCGGACGCCCTCGCTCTCATCTCGCAGCTCACGCAAATCATCACACACCGCTGTGTCTGAGCCAGTCT CATCACAGATGAAGCTGCAGGGGGATAGGAGTACACCAGGTCGCCAATCTGTCTCTGCCATGGAGATGACATCACCACGAAGATCATCTATCAGCAGTCAG CATTCGATGAGCTCCCAAAATACTGGACAGAACATGACTCCATCCATGGtttctcaacaacaacaacaacaacagcagctgcagcaacaacaacaacaacaacaacaacagcagcagcaacagcagcagcagcagcagcagcagcagcagcaacagcagcagcagcaacagcagcagcagcagcagcagcaacagcagcctcaACAGCAACCAGTTCAGAACAATGTACAA TCAATGGTGCAGTTCTCCAGCCAGTTAGAAACCATGCATCACCTGAAAGAGCAGTTGGAGCAGAGGACCAGGATGATTGAGTCCAACATTCAGCGGCAGCAGGATGAGCTGCGGGAGAttcaggaggagctgcagagggtgCAGGGACAGAGCCTGCAG ATGTTCTTTCAGAAAGGAGCTGGAGGACTGAATCTTGGCTCTGTTCAGATGGCCCAGGGGAACACTTTGCAGCAGGGGGGGATGCTCAGCATGCATGGCCAAGTGGTCTCTGCTGGGCCTTTACAGAACAACATAAAGCAACAACATGCCATCCAGCCCCAGTCCCAGCAACAAACACTCCTGCGGGAACAGAGCTCAGCACTCTCTCAG TCTCAGCGGTCATCTCTCACCCTGCAGCCTCAACAGAATCCTCTGCCTGTGTCTCTCTATAACACAATGATGATCCCTCAACAAAGCCCTGCTAATGTTGTCCAGATTGCTACCAGCCTGGCACAGAACACTGGACCCAACACTCCTGCAGTGGCAACATTTGCACAGGACCGTGCTGCTCAGATAAG GtttcctgctgctcctcagctACTCACCAAGCTAGTGACAGGACAGATGGCATGTGGGGCAGTCATGGTCCCCACAACCATGTTTATGGGCCAAGTGGTGACGGCCTTCGCCCCTCAGCAGGGCCAGACGCAGACCATCAGCATCTCCCAGCAGCctccaccacagcagcagcagcaacagcagcagcagcagcagcaacagcagcaacagcagcagcaggaacagcagGTACAGCCGCAGTCACAGGTCACAGCCATGCAGCCTGGGCAGGCTCCACTGGCCCAACAGCAAACACAGTTCCTACAG GCTTCCCGACTTCTTCATGGAAACCAGTCCACCCAGTTGATCCTGCAGGCTGCGTTCCCTTTGCAACAGCAAGGAACCTTTGCTGCCGcaacccagcagcagcaacaacagttACAGCATCAACAACAGCTACAgcatcaacagcagcaacagcaacagcagaagCAGTTACAACAGCAGAAACAGCAACTGGCTCCTCACAGAGCAGATAGTTTGTCTGACCGCTCCACTACGCAGCCACAGTAG